The Eurosta solidaginis isolate ZX-2024a chromosome 4, ASM4086904v1, whole genome shotgun sequence genome includes a window with the following:
- the LOC137250406 gene encoding uncharacterized protein, whose protein sequence is MLEKTKHFVIGRPQKNYRVVFIKEPSSSAANVKLSAEYAPQEEKTVIYVLTKKDSTLKVNDIATPAPKKPSKPEVVFIKYKTEEEAHHVQQKIQAEYDKIEGTSEHTNGGIGEQQSVVGILGSGADGADGHFDGLNGVVNGGSSNGSSSSSGVGSSSYSSSGSSGIGESFGSGVIGSSSTNTVKSHIYLPPSN, encoded by the exons ATGttagaaaaaacaaaacatttcGTTATTGGTCGCCCACAGAAGAATTATCGGGTTGTGTTCATAAAAGAGCCCTCATCGAGTGCCGCTAATGTCAAACTTTCAGCTGAATATGCGCCGCAAGAAGAGAAGACGGTCATTTATGTATTGACTAAGAAGGATTCTACGCTGAAAGTGAACGATATTGCTACACCAGCGCCCAAAAAGCCCTCGAAACCAGAAGTAGTATTCATTAAGTACAAGACTGAAGAGGAGGCGCATCATGTGCAACAAAAAATTCAAG CTGAGTACGACAAAATTGAAGGCACCTCGGAACATACCAATGGCGGTATTGGCGAACAGCAATCTGTCGTGGGTATTCTTGGAAGTGGCGCCGATGGAGCTGATGGGCATTTTGATGGTTTAAATGGCGTTGTAAATGGTGGTAGTAGCAATGGCTCTAGTAGCAGCTCCGGTGTTGGCAGCAGTAGTTATTCCTCCAGTGGCAGTTCTGGCATTGGTGAAAGTTTTGGCAGTGGAGTTATTGGATCCTCCAGTACGAACACTGTCAAATCTCACATTTACCTACCACCTTCCAATTAA